A genomic stretch from Sphingomonas faeni includes:
- the gloB gene encoding hydroxyacylglutathione hydrolase: MLDIVRVPVLSDNYAWLIHDTVSGETVVVDPGEAGPVIAAAKMRDWRIDRVWTTHWHPDHTGGNAEMKAYGATIVGPAVEADKIPTLDAQVGEGDVVRIGAHEATVMTVPGHTQGHIAFHFADDAAIFTGDTLFAMGCGRLFEGTPADMFANMQRYSVLPDETEVFCGHEYTQSNGRYALVAEPDNADIVTRMAEVDAARAKGEPTVPTTIGRERATNPFLRATSIEQLARYRAAKDDFRG, encoded by the coding sequence ATGCTCGATATCGTGCGCGTCCCCGTCCTTTCCGACAATTACGCTTGGCTGATCCACGACACCGTCTCGGGCGAGACGGTGGTGGTCGATCCGGGCGAGGCGGGGCCGGTGATCGCCGCCGCGAAGATGCGCGACTGGCGGATCGACCGGGTGTGGACGACGCACTGGCATCCCGATCATACCGGCGGGAACGCCGAGATGAAGGCCTATGGCGCGACGATCGTCGGTCCGGCGGTGGAGGCGGACAAGATCCCGACGCTCGATGCGCAAGTCGGCGAAGGTGACGTCGTACGGATCGGCGCGCACGAGGCGACCGTGATGACGGTGCCGGGGCATACGCAAGGGCATATCGCGTTTCACTTTGCCGACGATGCGGCGATCTTCACCGGCGATACGCTGTTTGCGATGGGCTGTGGGCGGCTGTTCGAGGGCACGCCGGCCGACATGTTCGCGAACATGCAGCGCTATTCGGTGCTGCCGGACGAGACCGAGGTGTTCTGCGGGCATGAATATACGCAGAGTAACGGGCGGTATGCGCTGGTCGCCGAGCCGGACAATGCCGACATCGTGACGCGGATGGCCGAGGTCGATGCGGCGCGCGCCAAGGGCGAGCCTACCGTGCCGACGACGATCGGGCGCGAGCGCGCGACCAACCCGTTCCTGCGGGCGACGTCGATCGAGCAGCTTGCACGCTATCGTGCGGCGAAGGATGATTTTCGCGGGTAA
- a CDS encoding VOC family protein, whose translation MKYLHTMIRVTDPAKTIAFFELLGLKEVRRMENEKGRFTLIFLSAPGDEGAEVELTYNWDPEEYGEGRNFGHLAYRVDNIYDTCQRLMDSGVTINRPPRDGHMAFVRTPDNISIELLQADGALDPAEPWASMPNTGKW comes from the coding sequence ATGAAATACCTCCACACGATGATCCGCGTGACCGACCCGGCGAAGACCATCGCGTTCTTCGAACTGCTGGGGCTGAAGGAGGTCCGGCGGATGGAGAACGAGAAGGGGCGATTCACGCTGATCTTCCTGTCGGCGCCCGGCGACGAGGGTGCGGAGGTGGAGCTGACGTACAATTGGGATCCCGAGGAGTATGGCGAGGGCCGCAATTTCGGCCATCTCGCCTACCGCGTCGACAATATCTACGACACCTGCCAGCGGCTGATGGACTCGGGTGTGACGATCAACCGGCCGCCGCGCGACGGGCACATGGCGTTCGTGCGGACCCCCGACAACATCTCGATCGAGCTGTTGCAGGCGGATGGCGCGCTCGATCCTGCTGAGCCGTGGGCGTCGATGCCGAACACCGGCAAGTGGTGA
- the lptG gene encoding LPS export ABC transporter permease LptG, protein MKLVSFFPSRTVAIYMGRMFLVRTFAVLAALVLVLQALDLLSNSGDILAFPGNGDAQVWQYVSLRAPQIVSRFLPFSVLLGTILTLITMNQNSEIVALKGSGLSAHQVLAPLLVASLGVAVISFVFNDRVVARSTATLNQWQKVNYGKLPIDRGDRANVWVRDGDDLIEVAQSRGRGDATRLGGITLYDRTGGNLVAILRADHGKRVANGWEVSPATRFDVRSGTVRSLGAVVIAKDVRPDQFTLASVDADGLSFGALKAAIGDLSDAGRPTKALEGSLWHKLSGPLSSVLMPLLGAVAAFGIARSGKLFVRAVIGMGLGFAFFVADNFALAMGNLGAYPPFLAAWAPFLLFFLIGEAVLIRSEE, encoded by the coding sequence ATGAAACTCGTCAGCTTCTTCCCGTCGCGGACGGTCGCGATCTACATGGGCCGGATGTTCCTGGTGCGGACGTTCGCGGTACTCGCCGCGCTCGTGCTGGTGCTCCAGGCGCTCGACCTGCTGAGCAACTCGGGCGACATCCTTGCCTTTCCGGGGAACGGCGATGCGCAGGTCTGGCAATACGTTTCGCTGCGTGCGCCGCAGATCGTCTCGCGCTTCCTGCCATTCTCGGTCCTGCTCGGGACCATCCTGACGCTGATCACGATGAACCAGAACAGCGAGATCGTCGCGCTGAAGGGCTCCGGCCTGTCCGCGCATCAGGTGCTCGCGCCGTTGCTGGTGGCGAGTCTCGGTGTTGCGGTGATCAGCTTCGTGTTCAATGACCGCGTGGTTGCGCGCTCCACCGCGACGTTGAACCAGTGGCAGAAGGTTAATTACGGCAAGCTGCCGATCGATCGCGGCGACCGTGCGAACGTATGGGTGCGCGACGGCGACGATCTGATCGAGGTCGCACAGAGCCGCGGGCGCGGTGACGCGACACGGCTCGGAGGGATCACGCTGTACGATCGTACGGGCGGCAACCTGGTCGCGATCCTGCGCGCGGATCACGGCAAGCGCGTCGCGAACGGGTGGGAGGTAAGCCCCGCGACCCGGTTCGACGTGAGGAGCGGCACCGTCCGCTCGCTTGGCGCGGTGGTGATCGCGAAGGACGTGCGGCCCGACCAGTTCACGCTGGCGAGCGTCGATGCGGACGGGCTGTCGTTCGGCGCGCTGAAGGCGGCGATCGGCGACCTGTCCGACGCGGGGCGGCCGACCAAGGCGCTCGAGGGATCGTTGTGGCACAAGCTGTCGGGGCCGCTGTCGTCGGTGCTGATGCCGCTGCTGGGCGCGGTCGCAGCGTTCGGGATCGCACGGTCGGGCAAGCTGTTCGTCCGCGCGGTGATCGGCATGGGCCTCGGCTTCGCGTTCTTCGTCGCGGACAATTTCGCGCTGGCGATGGGCAATCTCGGCGCCTACCCGCCGTTCCTCGCCGCCTGGGCCCCATTCCTGCTGTTCTTCCTCATCGGTGAGGCGGTGCTGATCCGGTCGGAGGAATAG
- the lptF gene encoding LPS export ABC transporter permease LptF — translation MKSIDRYMARLIAVPLFSTLLIAVMLFVLDRMLGLFNFVATQGGPISVVWRMLANLLPEYLGLGIPIGLMLGILLAFRRLSTSSELDVLRGVGMSYNRLLRVPYMYTIALALLNLAIVGYVQPIARYYYEGLRFELRTGALGASIKVGEFTNLGQRMTLRIEESKDKGRELSGIFVHASSQNGDWLGVTAEKGKFLATDDPNVITFRLANGTLVHNKPEFKTPRVLTFTSHDLPINLPKFESFRTRGGRNLEYTLPELAKQGQRGATLEQRDGSRSEFHFRLAEVATMFLLPLLALALGVPPKRSSSALGVFLSIVMIVTYHKVNQYAADVGELGRIDPIIALWVPFTIFAGLILWMYYTIAYVPGGQPIGALERVFSKTFKAITKRIPGFRPKSHGGKTA, via the coding sequence ATGAAATCCATCGACCGCTACATGGCCCGGCTGATCGCGGTGCCGCTCTTTTCGACGCTGCTGATCGCCGTCATGCTGTTCGTGCTCGATCGCATGCTCGGGCTGTTCAATTTCGTCGCGACGCAGGGCGGCCCGATCAGCGTCGTGTGGCGAATGCTCGCGAACCTGCTGCCGGAATATCTCGGGCTCGGTATCCCGATCGGGCTGATGCTCGGTATCCTGCTCGCGTTCCGCCGGCTGTCGACCTCGTCCGAGCTCGACGTGCTGCGGGGTGTTGGCATGAGCTACAACCGGCTGCTGCGCGTGCCGTACATGTATACCATCGCGCTGGCGCTGCTGAACCTCGCGATCGTCGGCTATGTCCAGCCGATCGCGCGCTATTATTACGAGGGGCTGCGGTTCGAGCTGCGCACGGGGGCGCTGGGCGCGTCGATCAAGGTCGGCGAGTTCACCAATCTCGGCCAGCGGATGACGCTGCGGATCGAGGAGAGCAAGGACAAGGGTCGCGAGTTGTCGGGCATCTTCGTCCATGCGTCGAGCCAGAACGGCGACTGGCTGGGCGTCACCGCGGAGAAGGGCAAGTTCCTTGCGACCGACGATCCCAACGTCATCACCTTCCGGCTTGCGAACGGCACGCTCGTCCACAACAAGCCCGAGTTCAAGACGCCGCGCGTGCTGACCTTCACCAGCCACGACCTGCCGATCAACCTGCCCAAGTTCGAGAGCTTTCGAACCCGCGGCGGCCGAAATCTCGAATACACGCTGCCCGAACTCGCCAAGCAGGGCCAGCGGGGCGCGACGCTGGAGCAGCGTGACGGCAGCCGTTCCGAATTCCACTTCCGCCTTGCCGAGGTCGCGACGATGTTCCTGTTGCCGCTGCTCGCGCTGGCGCTCGGCGTGCCGCCCAAGCGATCCTCGTCCGCGCTCGGCGTGTTCCTGTCGATCGTGATGATCGTCACCTATCACAAGGTGAACCAGTACGCGGCGGACGTCGGCGAACTCGGGCGGATCGATCCGATCATCGCGCTGTGGGTGCCCTTCACGATCTTCGCCGGGCTGATCCTGTGGATGTATTACACGATCGCCTACGTTCCCGGCGGGCAACCGATCGGTGCGCTCGAACGCGTCTTCTCGAAGACGTTCAAGGCGATCACCAAGCGTATCCCGGGCTTCCGGCCTAAGTCGCACGGGGGCAAGACCGCATGA
- a CDS encoding ATP-binding protein — protein sequence MLVVMGLLGTAVLVALIVTLGHANRQRDRALELQAHSYDVMILARTLSGTIARSEASLGRYVISGDKQLGQLYFDEWLLAGTQIDRLDRITNDNPGQQPRVDRLRAAYDSRGRELSLTALNTSFGKNGQAFARYYQARKSPTLAEINTTLDTLIAGERALLDERTAAAMKSVERSSWIARVLAIFGVLIVLGAIVLGWFTIRAVGERATALADAELERERADELTTAVAAATAELRVQEAKLRQIQKMEAVGQLTGGIAHDFNNMLAVVLGGLELARRNLGNDPKSVRRHIDSATEGANRAAALTRRLLAFSREDALKAETIDAAALVAGMSDLLDRTLGDAITVIVRDDAAGGCVRADRVQLENAVLNLAVNARDAMNGRGTLTVATGTTTLAAEQVGRCAAGDYVTIMVGDDGCGMAPDVAERVFEPFFTTKEVGKGTGLGLSQIFALVQQLQGEIGIVSAPGEGTTVTLYFPRAAGLVARPLPAAPVAVVEAIAPPMPETLQILVVEDDPRVLAATTGALEEIGHHPIACDDPLAAPALLAANPEIGLIISDVLMPRQTGPEMIAALSPLYPHVAVLFVTGFAGEVNVAQFGGHEVLRKPFTLNGLERAVVTAMAAERRKTNHPIAAE from the coding sequence ATGCTGGTCGTCATGGGCCTGCTCGGTACGGCGGTGCTAGTCGCGCTGATCGTGACGCTCGGCCACGCCAATCGCCAGCGTGATCGCGCGCTCGAACTGCAGGCGCACAGCTACGACGTGATGATCCTTGCCCGCACGCTGTCGGGCACGATCGCGCGGTCGGAGGCGTCGCTGGGCCGCTATGTGATCAGTGGCGACAAGCAATTGGGGCAGCTCTATTTCGACGAGTGGCTGCTGGCGGGCACGCAGATCGACCGGCTCGACCGGATCACCAACGACAATCCCGGGCAACAACCGCGTGTCGACCGCCTCCGTGCCGCCTATGATTCGCGCGGCCGGGAGCTGTCGCTGACGGCGCTCAACACGAGTTTCGGCAAGAACGGCCAGGCGTTCGCGCGCTATTACCAGGCGCGGAAATCGCCGACGCTCGCCGAGATCAACACGACGCTCGATACGCTGATCGCGGGCGAGCGCGCGCTGCTCGACGAACGGACCGCGGCGGCGATGAAGTCGGTCGAACGGTCCAGCTGGATCGCGCGCGTGCTGGCGATATTCGGCGTGCTGATCGTGCTCGGTGCGATCGTGCTCGGCTGGTTCACGATCCGCGCGGTCGGCGAGCGCGCGACCGCGCTGGCCGATGCCGAGTTGGAACGCGAGCGGGCCGACGAGCTGACCACCGCGGTCGCCGCCGCCACCGCCGAACTGCGCGTGCAGGAGGCGAAACTGCGCCAGATCCAGAAGATGGAGGCGGTCGGCCAGCTGACCGGCGGGATCGCGCACGACTTCAACAACATGCTGGCAGTGGTGCTGGGGGGGCTAGAACTCGCGCGGCGCAACCTGGGGAACGATCCGAAGAGCGTCCGCCGGCATATCGACAGCGCGACGGAGGGCGCGAACCGGGCGGCGGCGCTGACCCGCCGGCTGCTCGCCTTCAGCCGCGAGGATGCGCTGAAGGCCGAGACGATCGACGCCGCCGCACTGGTTGCCGGGATGTCGGACCTTCTCGACCGCACCTTGGGCGATGCGATCACGGTCATCGTGCGCGACGATGCGGCCGGCGGGTGCGTCCGCGCCGACCGTGTCCAGTTGGAGAACGCGGTCCTGAACCTCGCGGTCAACGCGCGCGACGCGATGAACGGTCGGGGCACGCTGACCGTCGCGACGGGCACGACGACCTTGGCGGCGGAACAGGTCGGCCGGTGCGCGGCGGGCGATTACGTCACGATCATGGTCGGCGACGACGGCTGCGGGATGGCGCCGGACGTCGCGGAGCGCGTGTTCGAGCCGTTCTTCACCACCAAGGAAGTCGGCAAAGGCACCGGGCTCGGCCTCAGTCAGATATTCGCGCTGGTGCAGCAGTTGCAGGGCGAGATCGGGATCGTCTCCGCACCGGGCGAAGGGACGACGGTCACGCTGTATTTCCCGCGCGCCGCCGGTCTCGTGGCACGCCCCCTGCCGGCCGCGCCGGTCGCGGTGGTCGAAGCGATCGCGCCCCCGATGCCCGAGACGTTGCAGATTTTGGTCGTCGAGGACGATCCGCGCGTGCTGGCCGCGACGACCGGCGCGCTGGAAGAGATCGGTCATCATCCGATCGCGTGCGACGATCCGCTGGCTGCCCCCGCGCTGTTGGCGGCGAACCCCGAGATCGGGCTGATCATCTCCGACGTGCTGATGCCGCGTCAGACCGGGCCGGAAATGATCGCGGCGCTATCGCCGCTCTATCCGCACGTCGCGGTGCTGTTCGTCACCGGGTTTGCCGGCGAGGTGAACGTCGCGCAGTTCGGCGGGCACGAGGTGTTGCGTAAACCCTTCACGCTCAACGGGCTGGAGCGCGCGGTCGTCACGGCGATGGCGGCGGAGCGCCGTAAGACGAATCACCCGATCGCCGCGGAATGA
- the spt gene encoding serine palmitoyltransferase → MTEAATTAHALPVDAPEVAPERDLMSKFDALIAEREALIASGVRNPFAIVMDEVKGPTQAVIRGKDTILLGTYNYMGMTFDPDVIQAGKDALDAFGSGTNGSRMLNGTFHDHIDVEQALREFYDMTGAIVFSTGYMANLGIISTLAGKGEYVILDADSHASIYDGCKQGNAEIVRFRHNDVTDLDKRLGRLPKEAGKLVVLEGVYSMLGDIAPLKEMVAVAKKHGCMVLVDEAHSMGFFGPNGRGVYEEMGLTDEVDFVVGTFSKSVGTVGGFVVSNHPKFEMVRFACRSYIFTASLPPSVVATAATSIRKLMTAHDKRAQLWKNARRLHGGLKAMGFKLGTETSDSAIIAVILTDQEQAIAIWQSLLEGGLYVNMARPPATPAGTFLLRCSLCAEHTDEQITTILAMFEAAGRSVGVIG, encoded by the coding sequence ATGACCGAAGCCGCCACCACCGCCCACGCCCTCCCCGTCGATGCCCCCGAGGTCGCGCCGGAACGCGATCTCATGTCGAAATTCGACGCGCTGATCGCCGAACGCGAGGCGCTGATCGCCAGCGGCGTGCGCAATCCGTTCGCGATCGTGATGGACGAGGTTAAGGGCCCGACCCAGGCGGTGATCCGCGGCAAGGACACGATCCTGCTCGGCACCTACAACTATATGGGCATGACCTTCGACCCCGACGTCATCCAGGCGGGCAAGGACGCGCTCGACGCGTTCGGGTCGGGCACCAACGGCAGCCGGATGCTCAACGGCACGTTCCACGATCATATCGACGTCGAACAGGCTCTGCGCGAATTCTACGACATGACCGGCGCGATCGTGTTCTCGACCGGGTACATGGCCAATCTCGGGATCATCTCAACGCTCGCCGGCAAGGGCGAATACGTCATCCTCGACGCCGACAGCCACGCCTCGATCTACGACGGCTGCAAGCAGGGCAACGCCGAGATCGTCCGATTCCGTCACAACGACGTGACCGATCTCGACAAGCGGCTCGGTCGCCTGCCCAAGGAAGCCGGCAAGCTGGTGGTGCTCGAAGGCGTCTATTCGATGCTCGGCGACATCGCCCCGCTGAAGGAGATGGTCGCGGTCGCCAAAAAGCATGGCTGCATGGTGCTGGTCGACGAGGCGCATTCGATGGGCTTTTTCGGCCCCAACGGGCGCGGCGTGTACGAGGAGATGGGGCTGACCGACGAGGTCGATTTCGTGGTCGGCACCTTCTCGAAGTCGGTCGGCACTGTCGGCGGGTTCGTCGTGTCGAACCACCCGAAGTTCGAGATGGTGCGGTTCGCCTGCCGCTCGTACATCTTCACCGCCTCGCTGCCGCCGTCAGTGGTGGCGACCGCAGCGACGTCGATCCGCAAACTGATGACCGCGCACGACAAGCGCGCGCAGCTCTGGAAGAACGCGCGGCGGCTGCACGGCGGGCTGAAGGCGATGGGGTTCAAGCTCGGTACGGAGACGTCGGATTCGGCGATCATCGCGGTCATTCTTACCGACCAGGAACAGGCGATCGCGATCTGGCAGTCGCTGCTAGAGGGCGGGCTGTACGTGAACATGGCGCGCCCGCCGGCGACGCCTGCGGGCACGTTCCTGCTGCGCTGCTCGCTGTGCGCGGAGCATACCGACGAGCAGATCACGACGATCCTAGCGATGTTCGAGGCCGCGGGCCGTTCCGTGGGCGTGATCGGCTAA
- a CDS encoding acyl carrier protein translates to MSDRQQIYDTITAQIEPFNKKGVALTDATTFQGDLEWDSLTVMDFVAAIEDEFDIIITMNMQAEIETVGQLVDAVAKLKAA, encoded by the coding sequence ATGAGCGACCGCCAGCAGATCTACGACACCATCACCGCGCAGATCGAGCCGTTCAACAAGAAAGGCGTGGCGCTGACCGATGCGACGACGTTCCAGGGCGACCTGGAGTGGGACAGCCTGACGGTCATGGATTTCGTCGCCGCGATCGAGGACGAATTCGACATCATCATCACGATGAACATGCAGGCCGAGATCGAGACGGTCGGCCAGCTGGTCGACGCGGTCGCGAAGTTGAAGGCCGCCTGA
- a CDS encoding NAD-dependent epimerase/dehydratase family protein produces MILAITGGTGFVGSHLIDHALETGHTVRALARKPQAKRIGVTWIEGALDRPKSLATLVEGADVVIHVAGVVNAPDRAGFGKGNVAGTEGILQATRAAGIRRFVHVSSLAAREPTLSNYGWSKAEAETRVQTSGLDWTIVRPPAIFGPRDLELLDVFKAARSGFVPMPPSGTRVSLLYVEDLTALLLALAESADAPSIMEPDDGGPNGWDNRDFARAIGTAVNGAVGKPVKVFSTPRPLLKLASAVDRLVRRRRAKLTRDRVSYFCHPDWVSHKPPPAALWTPSVPTPHALAQTAAWYRAAGLL; encoded by the coding sequence ATGATCCTGGCCATCACCGGAGGTACCGGGTTCGTCGGCAGCCACCTGATCGATCATGCGCTCGAGACGGGGCACACCGTTCGCGCGCTTGCCCGGAAACCGCAGGCGAAGCGCATCGGCGTGACCTGGATCGAAGGCGCGCTCGATCGGCCGAAGAGCCTCGCGACGCTGGTCGAAGGCGCCGACGTCGTCATCCACGTCGCCGGTGTCGTCAACGCGCCCGACCGCGCGGGCTTCGGCAAGGGCAATGTCGCCGGCACCGAAGGCATCCTTCAGGCGACGCGGGCCGCCGGCATCCGCCGCTTCGTCCATGTCTCCTCGCTCGCCGCGCGCGAGCCGACACTGTCGAATTATGGCTGGTCGAAGGCCGAGGCGGAAACGCGCGTGCAGACATCGGGGTTGGACTGGACGATCGTCCGCCCGCCCGCGATCTTCGGCCCGCGTGATCTTGAACTGCTCGACGTCTTTAAGGCCGCGCGGTCGGGCTTTGTGCCGATGCCCCCGTCCGGCACGCGCGTTTCGCTATTGTACGTCGAGGATCTCACCGCGCTGCTGCTCGCACTCGCCGAGAGCGCCGACGCGCCGTCGATCATGGAGCCCGATGACGGCGGGCCGAACGGCTGGGACAACCGCGATTTCGCACGCGCGATCGGCACGGCGGTGAACGGGGCGGTCGGCAAGCCAGTCAAGGTGTTCTCGACCCCCCGCCCCCTCCTGAAGCTCGCATCCGCCGTCGACCGTCTCGTCCGCCGCCGCAGGGCCAAGCTCACGCGCGACCGGGTCAGCTATTTTTGCCACCCCGACTGGGTGTCGCACAAGCCGCCGCCCGCCGCGCTCTGGACGCCCTCCGTCCCGACGCCGCACGCGCTTGCGCAAACCGCGGCGTGGTATCGCGCCGCCGGGCTGCTATAG